Proteins from a single region of Ziziphus jujuba cultivar Dongzao chromosome 1, ASM3175591v1:
- the LOC107435794 gene encoding lignin-forming anionic peroxidase → MASNAFASVPALLFLLMMLFSATSKAQLSSTFYDKTCPNALSTIRTSIRAGISRERRMAASLIRLHFHDCFVKGCDGSILLNDTANNEREVIFNKNSARGYELIDNAKTEVEKICPGVVSCADILAVAARDASVAVSGPSWTVKLGRRDSTTPYPDVAISDLPRFTESLPELIARFERKGLSEKDMVALSGSHSIGQAQCFTFRDRIYNGSDIDAGFASTRRRGCPASSGDSKLAPLELVTPNQLDNNYFKNLLQKKGLLQSDQVLFSGGSTDSIVSEYSRNPSTFLADFASAMVKMGDIEPLTGSAGQIRRICHAVN, encoded by the exons ATGGCTTCCAACGCATTTGCATCTGTTCCTGCCCTTCTCTTCCTGTTGATGATGCTTTTCAGTGCAACAAGCAAAGCTCAACTATCTTCTACCTTTTATGACAAAACCTGTCCTAATGCTCTCAGTACCATCCGAACTTCCATTAGAGCTGGAATATCCAGAGAACGTCGAATGGCGGCCTCTCTCATTCGCCTTCATTTCCATGATTGTTTCGTAAAG GGTTGTGATGGATCAATTTTACTTAACGATACCGCTAATAACGAAAGGGAGgtaattttcaataagaattcagCAAGAGGTTATGAACTCATAGACAATGCGAAAACGGAGGTCGAAAAGATCTGCCCCGGTGTTGTATCTTGTGCTGATATTCTAGCAGTCGCAGCTCGTGACGCATCGGTTGCAGTGAGCGGTCCATCATGGACAGTGAAGCTGGGAAGAAGAGATTCAACAACACCATACCCAGATGTGGCAATTTCTGATCTCCCACGTTTCACCGAAAGCCTTCCAGAGCTCATAGCTAGATTCGAACGCAAAGGCCTAAGTGAAAAGGACATGGTTGCCTTGTCAGGTTCGCATTCAATTGGACAAGCTCAATGCTTCACATTCCGCGATAGAATTTATAATGGCAGCGATATTGATGCTGGCTTCGCTAGCACTCGAAGACGCGGTTGCCCTGCTAGCTCTGGTGATTCAAAGTTGGCACCACTTGAGTTGGTGACACCAAATCAGTTGGACAATAATTACTTCAAGAACTTGCTTCAGAAGAAGGGACTTCTTCAATCTGATCAAGTTCTCTTCAGTGGAGGATCCACAGACAGCATTGTATCTGAGTACAGTAGGAACCCTTCAACTTTTTTGGCTGACTTTGCATCCGCCATGGTTAAAATGGGAGATATTGAGCCTCTTACCGGTTCTGCTGGACAGATAAGGAGGATTTGTCATGCTGTCAACTAG